The following are encoded together in the Saliniramus fredricksonii genome:
- a CDS encoding VOC family protein, translating into MISPKLRVARPTDDIEALIPFYRDGLGFDILHRFDGHDGFDGVMLGRSDAPYHFEFTRSLGHAAGRAPTRDHLLVFYLPEPAEWQAAIDRMEDAGFMAVPAFNPYWDRSGRTFEDPDGYRVVIQRASWSF; encoded by the coding sequence ATGATCAGTCCCAAGCTTCGCGTCGCACGACCGACTGATGACATCGAGGCACTCATTCCGTTTTACAGAGACGGACTGGGTTTTGACATTCTCCACCGATTTGACGGTCACGATGGCTTCGATGGTGTGATGCTTGGCCGTTCCGATGCACCATATCATTTCGAGTTCACCAGATCGCTAGGGCACGCAGCCGGTCGGGCGCCGACACGAGATCACCTTCTGGTATTCTACTTGCCGGAACCGGCCGAATGGCAGGCGGCAATTGATCGAATGGAGGATGCCGGGTTCATGGCCGTGCCGGCCTTCAATCCGTATTGGGATCGCTCCGGTCGCACGTTCGAGGACCCTGATGGCTATCGCGTGGTCATCCAGCGCGCCAGCTGGAGCTTTTAG
- a CDS encoding dihydrodipicolinate synthase family protein, translating to MMLDANAKGVYVIAPTPFHDDGRVDDASIDRMTDFFLEAGCTGITALGMMGEAPKLDGEEARAIASRIIKRAGNTPVVIGVSAPGFAAMRTLSRAVMDAGAAGVMIAPPSSLKTDDQIVNYYAQAVEAIGPDIPFVIQDYPLAIGVVMTPGVIRRIVQDNPSAVMLKHEDWPGLEKISALRGFEQDGSMRHISILCGNGGLFLDFECERGADGAMTGYAFPDMLVDVVKLSQAGKREEAHDLFDAHLPMIRYEQQPGAGLAVRKYVLQRRGIISSQAQRKPGGAISATARAEVDYLLSRLAKHDPRAGKRIG from the coding sequence ATCATGCTCGATGCCAACGCCAAGGGCGTCTACGTCATCGCCCCCACCCCCTTCCATGATGATGGCCGCGTCGATGACGCTTCCATCGACCGGATGACGGATTTCTTCCTCGAAGCGGGCTGCACCGGTATCACGGCGCTCGGCATGATGGGCGAGGCCCCGAAGCTCGACGGCGAGGAAGCGCGCGCCATTGCGAGCCGGATCATCAAGCGCGCGGGGAACACACCGGTGGTGATCGGTGTGTCCGCTCCCGGTTTTGCCGCCATGCGCACGCTCTCGCGCGCGGTGATGGATGCGGGCGCCGCCGGGGTGATGATCGCACCGCCTTCCTCGCTCAAGACGGATGACCAGATCGTCAATTACTACGCACAGGCCGTCGAGGCGATCGGCCCCGACATCCCCTTCGTGATCCAGGACTATCCGCTCGCGATCGGCGTGGTGATGACGCCGGGCGTGATCCGCCGGATCGTGCAGGACAACCCCTCTGCCGTGATGCTCAAGCATGAGGACTGGCCGGGTCTGGAGAAGATCTCGGCGCTGCGTGGCTTCGAGCAGGACGGCTCCATGCGCCACATCTCGATCCTGTGCGGCAATGGCGGCCTGTTCCTCGATTTCGAATGCGAGCGTGGCGCAGATGGCGCGATGACCGGCTACGCCTTCCCGGACATGCTGGTGGATGTCGTCAAGCTCTCCCAGGCCGGCAAGCGCGAGGAGGCGCATGACCTGTTCGATGCGCATCTGCCGATGATCCGCTATGAGCAGCAGCCGGGCGCCGGTCTCGCCGTGCGCAAATACGTGCTGCAACGGCGCGGGATCATTTCCTCTCAGGCCCAGCGCAAGCCGGGCGGTGCGATCTCCGCCACGGCCCGCGCGGAGGTGGATTATCTGCTTTCGCGTCTTGCAAAGCATGATCCGCGCGCCGGCAAGCGCATCGGCTGA
- a CDS encoding Tad domain-containing protein produces the protein MHKADTNGMAALRSDGMVRGAQLQHFLSDVRGGMAMLFSLALIPLLGCIALAVDVSTWHSARTELQKIADGAAIVSARELRIGAARPEVLQEAARLYAQAVIEAGASFVENPEVSAEISAERDSVTIAVESTVSPIFSRLFNTGLSSVRVNATALLAGREPICMISTDSSTSHAMALFDYARLDAEDCGIYVNSRSSGALRLDGSVNLEASLICVHGSVSYDGGSTSPGPVIGCPRIGDPLTHRIPSSSCGSDDEEPYKVTGNQTLYPGQYCGGIEISSSAPITFQAGTYHIGGDGLEVEDGARMTAHNVTFVFHNGAGAEFGPDTTLSLSASREGRYAGILFIEAGSGDDATFRINSNNARTLLGTIYLPKSKLLIDADQPVAGDSAYTVVVAREIEIANRSRLVLNTDYAATDVPVPEGVGPHSEIMLSQ, from the coding sequence ATGCACAAGGCGGATACGAACGGCATGGCGGCGCTGCGCAGCGACGGGATGGTGCGTGGCGCGCAGCTGCAGCACTTTCTTTCGGATGTCCGGGGCGGCATGGCCATGCTGTTTTCGCTGGCGCTGATACCGCTTCTGGGTTGTATTGCGCTCGCTGTCGATGTCAGCACCTGGCATTCCGCACGCACCGAGCTGCAGAAGATCGCCGATGGCGCCGCGATCGTCAGCGCGCGGGAACTGCGCATCGGCGCCGCCCGCCCGGAGGTGCTGCAGGAAGCCGCGCGGCTCTATGCCCAGGCCGTGATCGAGGCCGGGGCGAGCTTCGTCGAGAATCCCGAAGTCTCGGCTGAAATCTCAGCCGAGCGCGATTCGGTGACGATCGCAGTGGAAAGCACGGTCAGTCCGATTTTCTCCCGCCTTTTCAATACGGGGCTTTCCAGCGTCCGGGTGAATGCGACCGCACTGCTCGCCGGACGGGAGCCGATCTGCATGATCAGTACCGATTCGAGCACTTCCCATGCGATGGCCCTGTTCGACTATGCCCGGCTCGATGCGGAGGATTGCGGGATATATGTCAATTCGCGGTCATCAGGCGCGCTGCGCCTTGATGGTTCGGTCAATCTGGAGGCCAGCCTGATCTGCGTCCATGGCAGTGTTTCATACGACGGCGGCTCGACCAGCCCGGGGCCGGTGATCGGTTGCCCGCGTATCGGCGACCCGCTGACGCACAGGATACCGTCTTCATCCTGTGGCAGCGATGACGAGGAGCCGTACAAGGTCACGGGAAACCAGACCCTCTATCCGGGTCAGTATTGCGGTGGCATCGAAATAAGCAGTTCGGCCCCGATCACTTTCCAGGCCGGGACCTATCATATTGGTGGAGACGGGCTGGAGGTCGAGGATGGGGCGCGCATGACTGCGCATAATGTCACGTTTGTTTTCCATAATGGCGCCGGCGCTGAGTTTGGTCCCGATACCACCCTCAGCCTCTCTGCAAGCCGCGAGGGACGGTATGCCGGCATCCTCTTCATCGAGGCCGGATCGGGTGACGATGCGACCTTCCGGATCAACTCGAACAATGCGCGCACGCTGCTTGGCACGATCTATCTGCCCAAATCGAAGCTTCTGATTGATGCGGATCAGCCCGTTGCCGGTGATTCCGCCTATACCGTCGTCGTGGCGCGCGAAATCGAGATCGCCAATCGCTCGCGGCTCGTGCTCAATACCGATTACGCCGCGACGGATGTGCCCGTCCCCGAGGGTGTCGGGCCGCATTCGGAAATCATGCTCTCGCAGTGA
- a CDS encoding response regulator, which produces MLLGRSEQGFIYVFEEPVRILAVDDDPIMREMATAQLSHPGGEIVTAQNGQEAWDILAADPGFDLVLSDLEMPQMTGFALCTAIREDARLARLPVVVLTGREDMFAIDRAYEVGATSFATKPVNWRMLGYQLRYVLRNSRDNEAALAAVRQDLRQDLRAGGVEGGAEIVQMPAREAARAEAPVGPDPTTCLRILLDQPPEKIAGIVAQCALSDDASGDTGAILRRYADLVAARRAREAAAMRDAVEPASPPVPREARADDTADDTADEHARTAAPFVQDEPASGAVAGDPVAAMRAQLRQSGSGRPDPDPAPRNPARPFRFLASGGRT; this is translated from the coding sequence ATGCTGCTAGGACGATCCGAACAGGGCTTCATCTATGTCTTCGAGGAGCCGGTGCGCATCCTCGCCGTCGACGATGATCCGATCATGCGTGAGATGGCAACAGCCCAGCTCTCGCATCCGGGCGGGGAGATCGTGACTGCGCAGAATGGCCAGGAGGCCTGGGATATTCTGGCCGCCGATCCCGGCTTCGATCTCGTGCTCAGCGATCTCGAAATGCCTCAGATGACGGGCTTTGCCCTGTGCACGGCAATCCGGGAGGATGCGCGGCTCGCACGCCTTCCCGTCGTGGTTCTGACCGGGCGTGAGGACATGTTTGCCATCGATCGTGCCTACGAGGTCGGTGCGACCTCGTTCGCGACCAAACCGGTCAATTGGCGCATGCTCGGCTATCAGTTGCGATATGTGCTGCGCAACAGCCGCGACAACGAGGCAGCGCTGGCAGCCGTGCGGCAAGACCTGCGGCAAGACCTGCGGGCGGGTGGTGTCGAGGGCGGTGCCGAAATCGTGCAGATGCCAGCCCGGGAAGCCGCCCGCGCGGAGGCTCCGGTCGGGCCCGATCCGACCACCTGCCTGCGCATTCTTCTGGATCAGCCGCCGGAAAAGATCGCCGGGATCGTCGCGCAATGCGCGCTTTCCGATGATGCGTCCGGTGATACAGGCGCGATCCTGCGGCGCTATGCCGATCTGGTCGCGGCGCGGCGGGCCCGGGAAGCGGCGGCCATGCGCGATGCGGTCGAACCGGCGAGCCCGCCGGTTCCCCGGGAGGCGCGTGCCGATGACACCGCCGATGACACCGCCGATGAACACGCGAGGACTGCTGCACCTTTCGTTCAGGACGAACCCGCATCCGGGGCGGTCGCCGGCGATCCCGTCGCGGCGATGCGCGCGCAGCTCAGGCAGTCCGGATCGGGCCGTCCCGACCCGGATCCTGCGCCGCGCAATCCTGCGCGACCCTTCCGTTTTCTGGCAAGTGGCGGACGAACATGA
- a CDS encoding ATP-binding protein: protein MQKNQSINFKLGRLVLVAVGIALICGTAINLWREVERYGQQKHEQLATTAHVFAAAAAEAVEARDRAQILSVIRAISRVPQMNYAVVHDAEGRLLAELGAAILLSDDRDVMIRPGERVNATRLIRSRSVRTEVPIDNGGETIGSLTLISDTSDLAERMKDMLLVAVTASALAAAIGLLISIKMQRHITRPLLNLAHAMAGIRLSHDYEAYVAAETDDEIGNLAKSFNTMIGEIRKRDTRLARQRDQLEQDVAARTREFLAAKEVAEQASRAKSDFLATMSHEIRTPMNGMLVMAELLAKSDLPERQRRQAEVITRSGQSLLAIINDILDFAKVEAGKLELERVPVDLHEVADTVTALFGARARENGIDLAAVIAPGTPRHVIGDPTRITQIISNLTSNALKFTEKGHVVIRLACADGMRTRLRIAIEDTGIGIAPDKLATIFSAFSQADQSTTRRFGGTGLGLTICKRLVEAMDGEIGATSEVGKGSAFSFDIPLQIPVGEAYREAPPPQPHALPLMLGSAGSGSRQALAAVASRSGFALVETHEERGYGRATITGFWLISAEGLVARKARPKGAKAVIALAPIGAEAGEIALGRGLADAVMRLPVSINEAATLFERMRAGKPLVASAPKPGADGDSLPQFAQARVLVADDSPVNREVASAALARFGINPDLASDGLQALRQTHVADYDLILMDVSMPEMDGYEATRRIRQDEARKGRAPKRIVALTAHVVGAEALGWQEAGMDGVLHKPFTIAQLGETLSRHIGQAAPDEIEAGPPAASLDDTEQVPQEPDLAGQADIVPAKTAIPLQSYVTVLAQKPTETSEPEDQGEPGEAATAPSCVPEVVAAATQEQEQDNADARPVLDEDLIGQLQQMGETAGPDFLRRVLGLYLEHAPKALGDLREAASHGDPQQIASAAHALKSMSANIGALPLVDRLGAMETAAQQEAISPDAAELDDIESMLDTVFAALTARFGEALAGDAPARSGDQAPKAGKKRA, encoded by the coding sequence GTGCAGAAGAATCAATCGATCAATTTCAAGCTGGGGCGCCTCGTGCTTGTCGCCGTGGGCATCGCGCTGATCTGCGGAACGGCGATCAACCTGTGGCGCGAGGTGGAGCGCTACGGCCAGCAAAAGCATGAACAACTCGCCACCACGGCCCATGTCTTCGCCGCCGCCGCCGCCGAGGCGGTTGAGGCACGCGACCGCGCTCAGATCCTTTCCGTGATCCGTGCCATCAGCCGCGTTCCCCAGATGAATTATGCCGTTGTCCATGACGCAGAGGGCAGGCTCCTGGCCGAACTCGGCGCCGCGATCCTGCTCAGTGACGACCGTGACGTCATGATCCGCCCCGGAGAGCGGGTCAATGCGACGCGGCTGATCCGCAGCCGCAGCGTCCGCACGGAGGTTCCGATCGACAATGGCGGCGAGACAATCGGGAGTCTGACCCTGATCAGCGATACCAGCGATCTTGCAGAACGAATGAAGGATATGCTGCTCGTGGCCGTCACCGCGTCAGCACTCGCCGCCGCGATCGGGCTGCTCATCTCGATCAAGATGCAGCGCCACATCACCCGACCGCTCCTGAACCTTGCGCACGCGATGGCCGGCATCCGGCTCAGTCACGATTACGAAGCCTATGTCGCCGCAGAGACCGATGACGAGATCGGCAATCTCGCCAAGAGCTTCAACACCATGATTGGCGAGATCCGAAAACGCGATACGCGGCTGGCGCGCCAGCGCGATCAGCTGGAGCAGGATGTGGCGGCGCGCACACGCGAATTTCTGGCCGCGAAGGAGGTCGCCGAGCAGGCCAGCCGGGCCAAGTCCGATTTTCTCGCGACCATGAGCCACGAGATCCGCACACCCATGAACGGCATGCTGGTCATGGCCGAATTGCTGGCGAAATCAGACCTGCCCGAACGTCAGCGGCGGCAGGCGGAAGTCATCACCCGCTCGGGGCAGTCGCTCCTCGCCATCATCAACGACATCCTCGATTTCGCCAAGGTGGAGGCCGGCAAGCTCGAACTTGAGCGCGTGCCGGTGGATCTCCACGAAGTCGCCGATACGGTCACCGCCCTGTTCGGCGCGCGGGCGCGCGAGAACGGGATCGATCTTGCCGCCGTCATCGCACCTGGCACCCCGCGCCATGTCATCGGCGATCCGACGCGGATCACACAGATCATTTCCAATCTGACCAGCAATGCCCTCAAATTCACCGAGAAGGGCCATGTCGTGATCCGCCTTGCCTGTGCTGACGGCATGCGCACGCGGCTGCGGATCGCCATCGAGGATACCGGTATCGGCATTGCACCGGACAAACTCGCCACAATCTTCTCCGCCTTCTCCCAGGCGGACCAGAGCACGACGCGACGTTTCGGCGGGACGGGGCTGGGGCTGACCATCTGCAAGCGGCTGGTCGAAGCCATGGATGGTGAGATCGGCGCGACCAGTGAGGTCGGCAAGGGCTCCGCCTTCAGCTTCGACATACCGCTGCAGATCCCCGTCGGCGAGGCCTATCGCGAAGCGCCGCCGCCGCAGCCACATGCGCTGCCGCTCATGCTGGGCTCCGCCGGCTCCGGAAGCCGCCAGGCCCTGGCGGCGGTCGCGTCGCGATCGGGCTTCGCCCTCGTGGAGACCCACGAGGAACGCGGTTACGGGCGCGCCACGATAACGGGTTTCTGGCTGATCAGCGCCGAGGGCCTCGTCGCGCGCAAAGCGCGCCCCAAGGGCGCCAAAGCCGTGATCGCCCTCGCCCCCATCGGCGCGGAAGCCGGCGAGATCGCGCTCGGGCGCGGGCTGGCCGATGCGGTGATGCGCCTGCCCGTCAGCATCAACGAGGCCGCTACCCTGTTCGAACGGATGCGCGCCGGGAAGCCACTCGTTGCATCTGCGCCGAAACCGGGCGCGGATGGCGATTCACTGCCGCAATTCGCGCAGGCCCGCGTGCTGGTCGCCGATGACAGCCCGGTCAATCGCGAGGTCGCGAGCGCCGCCCTGGCCCGTTTCGGCATCAACCCCGATCTCGCCAGCGACGGCCTCCAGGCCCTGCGCCAGACACATGTGGCGGACTATGATCTGATCCTGATGGACGTTTCCATGCCGGAGATGGACGGCTACGAGGCAACCCGCCGTATCCGCCAGGACGAGGCGCGCAAGGGGCGCGCGCCCAAACGCATCGTCGCCCTGACCGCGCATGTGGTGGGCGCCGAGGCGCTCGGCTGGCAGGAGGCCGGGATGGACGGGGTGCTGCACAAGCCCTTCACCATCGCCCAGCTCGGCGAGACCCTCAGCCGCCATATCGGACAGGCCGCCCCGGACGAGATCGAGGCCGGTCCGCCGGCTGCGTCTCTGGATGATACGGAGCAAGTCCCGCAGGAGCCGGACCTGGCCGGGCAGGCCGATATCGTACCGGCGAAAACGGCCATTCCGCTGCAATCCTATGTCACGGTGCTGGCGCAAAAACCGACGGAGACGTCGGAGCCGGAAGACCAGGGTGAGCCGGGCGAAGCGGCGACCGCACCGTCCTGCGTGCCGGAGGTCGTCGCGGCAGCCACGCAGGAGCAGGAGCAGGATAATGCCGACGCGCGCCCCGTCCTTGATGAGGACTTGATCGGCCAGTTGCAGCAGATGGGCGAAACCGCGGGGCCGGACTTCCTGCGCCGGGTTCTCGGGCTTTATCTCGAACATGCCCCCAAAGCGCTCGGCGATCTGCGCGAGGCGGCCTCACACGGCGATCCGCAGCAGATTGCGAGCGCGGCGCATGCGCTGAAATCCATGAGCGCGAATATCGGCGCCCTGCCCCTCGTCGATCGTCTCGGCGCAATGGAAACCGCCGCCCAGCAGGAGGCAATCAGCCCCGATGCCGCAGAGCTCGATGATATCGAAAGCATGCTCGATACCGTCTTCGCCGCCCTGACTGCGCGCTTTGGCGAAGCCCTGGCCGGTGACGCGCCCGCGCGAAGCGGCGATCAGGCCCCGAAGGCGGGAAAGAAGCGCGCCTGA
- a CDS encoding DUF3618 domain-containing protein has protein sequence MSRRIEEIEADVARSRARLEQTLQRIEHKLSASGMVDDALASLRRTRHGDVVDRAMGALRDNPVPVLAVMAGIGWLIGRAGSAERDAARAARARERAYRREANAASKDASNSSRSDAFSEGRQAPDPASGMSPGGRVPPDVSPQPRS, from the coding sequence ATGAGCCGGCGCATCGAGGAGATCGAGGCGGATGTGGCGCGCTCGCGCGCGCGCCTCGAACAGACGCTCCAGCGCATCGAGCACAAGCTCTCGGCCTCCGGCATGGTCGATGACGCGCTCGCCTCGCTCAGGCGCACCCGCCACGGCGATGTCGTGGACCGGGCGATGGGCGCCCTGCGCGACAATCCCGTACCGGTCCTCGCGGTGATGGCGGGAATCGGCTGGCTGATCGGGCGGGCCGGGAGCGCGGAGCGCGATGCCGCCCGCGCTGCGCGGGCGCGGGAGCGTGCATACCGGCGCGAAGCGAACGCTGCATCGAAGGACGCATCGAACTCTTCACGCAGTGACGCGTTCTCTGAGGGAAGACAGGCGCCGGATCCCGCGTCCGGCATGTCTCCAGGCGGGCGTGTCCCGCCCGATGTGTCACCACAACCGCGCAGCTGA
- a CDS encoding phage holin family protein, producing MTEHDPRDDDRDAPRPGGTGPDGTGYGGGDDRGPRALYQLIADALREATELASKEFALFRAELAENISRLIAGIVMLMIAAIFGVATIVLLTSALVEWIAVLVGSDALAALIVAGVTLALAIIFALIARNRLSLTTLEPKRTRESVNRDGDIFSGRRRR from the coding sequence ATGACCGAGCATGATCCGCGCGACGACGACCGGGACGCGCCCCGGCCAGGCGGCACCGGGCCAGACGGCACCGGCTATGGCGGCGGCGATGATCGCGGGCCGCGCGCGCTCTACCAGCTCATCGCTGATGCCCTGCGTGAGGCGACCGAGCTGGCGAGCAAGGAATTCGCGCTGTTTCGCGCCGAACTCGCGGAAAACATCTCCCGCCTGATCGCCGGGATCGTGATGCTGATGATCGCCGCGATCTTCGGCGTCGCCACCATCGTGCTGCTCACCTCCGCCCTGGTCGAATGGATCGCGGTGCTGGTCGGCTCGGATGCGCTTGCCGCGTTGATCGTGGCCGGGGTGACGCTCGCCCTCGCCATCATCTTCGCCCTGATCGCCCGCAACCGCCTCTCGCTGACCACGCTCGAGCCGAAGCGCACGCGCGAATCGGTGAACCGCGACGGGGATATCTTCTCCGGCAGGAGGCGCAGATGA
- a CDS encoding undecaprenyl-diphosphate phosphatase: protein MYYLIFLAIVQGITEFLPISSSAHLILGRDLMSAIGLPPSQGTAADELAFDIALHVGSLGAVLLYFRRDVGEMVSGLIDLLRGHGSERSRLLLLVAAGTVPILIVGFLARNIVSDLLRATEIMAWATIIFGIALWVADRTPIAKHEPKAVTFRDALIIGLMQCLAIIPGVSRSGITMTAGRFLGFDRPLSARFALLLAMPTVAAAGILASYELYDQGDTRMTADALIGGGLAFIAAWAAIALMMRWLRDASYTPFVIYRILLGLVLLALVYGIEVT from the coding sequence ATGTATTATCTGATTTTCCTCGCCATCGTTCAGGGAATCACGGAATTTCTGCCCATCAGCTCTTCGGCTCACCTCATTCTCGGGCGCGATCTGATGAGTGCGATCGGGCTTCCGCCCTCACAAGGAACGGCAGCCGATGAACTTGCCTTCGACATTGCGCTGCACGTCGGCTCGCTCGGGGCCGTCCTGTTGTATTTTCGCCGGGACGTCGGCGAAATGGTGTCAGGTCTGATCGATCTGTTGAGAGGCCACGGCAGTGAACGATCACGCCTGCTGCTGTTGGTCGCCGCCGGGACCGTTCCCATCCTGATCGTGGGCTTTCTTGCGAGGAACATCGTCAGCGATCTCTTGCGGGCGACGGAGATCATGGCGTGGGCGACGATCATATTCGGTATTGCGCTATGGGTGGCGGATCGGACGCCTATTGCCAAGCACGAACCCAAAGCGGTCACATTTCGCGATGCCCTCATTATCGGGCTGATGCAATGCCTTGCCATCATTCCCGGCGTCAGCCGATCCGGCATTACGATGACAGCCGGGCGATTCCTTGGTTTCGATCGTCCACTCTCCGCCCGCTTCGCCCTGCTTCTGGCCATGCCGACCGTTGCCGCAGCCGGCATTCTTGCATCCTATGAACTGTACGATCAAGGCGACACACGCATGACGGCGGATGCCCTGATCGGCGGGGGGCTTGCATTCATCGCCGCCTGGGCCGCGATCGCCCTGATGATGCGCTGGCTGCGCGATGCGAGTTATACGCCGTTCGTCATATATCGCATCCTCCTGGGTCTGGTGCTGCTCGCTCTTGTCTATGGCATCGAAGTGACTTGA